In Xanthomonas fragariae, the genomic window GGGTCGGGTGCGAGTTGCACGATGGTACCGTCGACGACGCCGGGAATGGCGAGGAGGCGACGGGTGAGATCAGCCAGCGATGCGCGTTTTCCGGCAATTTCCAGCGAATCGGCTTGCCGGCCGCGCACCTGAAAGCGGCCGTCGTCGGCCACATCCATCCTGTCGGCCAGCAACACTGGCGTGGCCAGATGCGGCGCGTACACCAGGGTGCCGGTCGCCTGCGTCTCAAGACGCACGCCCGGCAGTGGTGTCCAGACGGCTTCCAGCGCGGTGCGGCGCACAGCGAACACGCAGGTTTCGGTGGAGCCGAACATCTCGCGCACTTCACCGCCAAAACGCGCTTCGGCAGCGACCGCAATTTCGTGCGCCAGCGGCGCGGTAGCGGACACGATGCCAACCAGCGGCGGCAACCGCACGCCGGATTCGATCAACGCACGCAGATGTACTGGTGCAGTCACCAACACGCGAGGTTCGGGGACATCGGCCAGCGCGTGCGCCACATCGTCCGGGAAAAACGGCCGCCCGGCATGCACCGCCAGTGAGGTCACCATCGGCAGCAGCACCGACAGTTCCATGCCGTACATATGCTGCGGCGGCACCGTGGCGACCACATGCGGCACCGCGTCGGTGTGCGCCCACAGGCTTTGCAGCGCGACCAGATCCTGGCGCGTGCTGGTTAAGAAACTGCCCCAGGTTTTTGGATTGGGCTGCGGGGTGCCGGTGCTGCCGGAGGTGAAGCCGATCGCCACCAAAGCATCATCGGCCAACTGTGGAATCGGTCCCTCGGCCTGCGGCAACTCGGCCGGCAGCTGCCAATAGCGTGGCGGTGCCAACTCCAGCGCCAGATCGCCCAGGCAATACGCGTCGGCATGGCGCGCCTGCACTTCGCCGACCACAGCCGGTGCGCGCGAGGATGGCAGCAGCGACACCTGACCACGCAGCGCGCAGGCGTAGAAAGCGACCATGAAGCGGTAGCGGTCTTCACACAGATTCACCGCGTACTGGCCGTCCGGCAATTGCTGGGCCAGACCGTGCACGTGCGCGATGAAGGTGGCCAGAGCGACCGACTGCCCCGCGCGCCAGGCCAGCGGCCGGTCAGGCGCGCCAACGGCCATCGGATGGAAAACAGCAGAAGCGGGCAGGCTGGACATGTGAACCGACAGTCGCAAAATCGCGCTAGCTTGGCCGCCACCCGGGCTGCTGGCAAGTCGGGCGGTTTCCGTGTGCGGCGAAGAGCATCTGTCGAAACGACGACGCAGCTGCCGGGTGGGC contains:
- a CDS encoding AMP-binding protein; amino-acid sequence: MSSLPASAVFHPMAVGAPDRPLAWRAGQSVALATFIAHVHGLAQQLPDGQYAVNLCEDRYRFMVAFYACALRGQVSLLPSSRAPAVVGEVQARHADAYCLGDLALELAPPRYWQLPAELPQAEGPIPQLADDALVAIGFTSGSTGTPQPNPKTWGSFLTSTRQDLVALQSLWAHTDAVPHVVATVPPQHMYGMELSVLLPMVTSLAVHAGRPFFPDDVAHALADVPEPRVLVTAPVHLRALIESGVRLPPLVGIVSATAPLAHEIAVAAEARFGGEVREMFGSTETCVFAVRRTALEAVWTPLPGVRLETQATGTLVYAPHLATPVLLADRMDVADDGRFQVRGRQADSLEIAGKRASLADLTRRLLAIPGVVDGTIVQLAPDPGQAVGRIAALVVAPSLDEAQILDALRLSVDTVFLPRRLRKLAALPRNETGKLPREVVLGLLNG